A section of the Malania oleifera isolate guangnan ecotype guangnan chromosome 2, ASM2987363v1, whole genome shotgun sequence genome encodes:
- the LOC131149151 gene encoding NDR1/HIN1-like protein 10, whose protein sequence is MENPSRPVTGYPVPPAQSTANTNGYAAAQHSCSAAPTGAAYPYPAPPSQYNYYAANMHPYPQYYAPRATFFRRFLAAMIAVFVIIGTIVLIIWLVLRPRLPEFRVDSISATGFNFSVSQVTGKWDVAFTVTNPNKKISISYDNVESLFSYRLTLLAVTAVPPFGQGTRVQTAFNASFAAQSVYVNERDANAMSADRRGGSVSFNVRVLSRVWFKTGAWRPRRRLLRVWCEGLSVGFSSNGGAGKLVGGPRECGVGL, encoded by the coding sequence ATGGAAAATCCATCGAGACCGGTCACAGGCTACCCCGTCCCCCCGGCGCAATCCACCGCCAATACCAATGGTTATGCCGCCGCGCAACATAGCTGCTCCGCAGCCCCAACAGGCGCCGCTTACCCTTACCCTGCGCCGCCCTCCCAGTACAACTACTACGCCGCCAACATGCACCCCTACCCGCAGTATTACGCCCCACGCGCCACCTTCTTCCGCCGCTTTCTCGCCGCGATGATCGCCGTCTTCGTCATCATCGGCACCATCGTCCTCATCATCTGGCTCGTCCTCCGCCCCCGCCTCCCCGAGTTCCGAGTCGACTCGATCTCCGCCACCGGCTTCAACTTCTCCGTTTCCCAGGTCACCGGAAAATGGGACGTTGCCTTCACCGTTACAAACCCTAACAAGAAGATAAGCATCTCGTACGACAACGTCGAATCTTTGTTCTCCTACCGATTAACGCTTCTCGCGGTGACCGCTGTCCCGCCGTTCGGTCAGGGCACCAGGGTTCAGACAGCCTTTAACGCCTCTTTCGCGGCGCAATCGGTTTACGTTAATGAGCGTGATGCGAACGCCATGAGCGCTGATCGGAGGGGTGGGTCTGTGAGCTTTAATGTGAGGGTTCTATCTAGGGTTTGGTTCAAAACCGGGGCTTGGCGACCCCGAAGGCGGCTGCTGAGGGTTTGGTGCGAAGGCTTGTCAGTCGGATTTTCATCAAATGGTGGTGCCGGAAAATTGGTCGGTGGACCAAGGGAATGCGGGGTTGGCCTGTGA